The following proteins are encoded in a genomic region of Debaryomyces hansenii CBS767 chromosome G complete sequence:
- a CDS encoding DEHA2G00308p (weakly similar to uniprot|P53389 Saccharomyces cerevisiae YNR055C HOL1 Putative ion transporter similar to the major facilitator superfamily of transporters), protein MTELGPRSEENSIDEKNIPGTVHLVDVEGCLDVKKDKNSGNIILQPQPSSNPNDPLRWSKSKKRQQFWLLWIWSFILAVAVNFWGPLFGVWVVELNCNLTELNIFAAILFLFLGIGCVFLQPTAMKLGRRFVYLTCTIIMIVANIIGSQAKSIQVLYITNILAGFAGAPIDSLVEISTTDVFFQHERAEYLSWFIFVLYAGSDLGPVASGFIVEAMNWRWCYYFLIIFSSVLFIIQIFFMEDTTFERLDNDLETDILSQIKSRETFLSRGGLAEMPAEVSSKHNYLPFIQDVSASIKDYSDSIDHYIPLRTYWQRIKLFELEYNDSRPWIIIFYKPFFLISFPAIIWSGIIYGCQMMWLSLLGTTQSQIYSSFPYNFSASSVGLTNLGAFVGSIAGMFYGGKFVDYVTIRLALKNNGILEPEFRLWTMALPTIFNAAGLLAYGLGSYYQAHWTISVILGQGLIGFAMSSSGAICMTYSIDSYPKLASESLVLMLFIRNCIGCGFTFAIQPWLDRCGLSLTTWLMFILSLVVNGSFIIMIKWGKDFRRLTSDRYYGYSRQ, encoded by the coding sequence ATGACTGAATTAGGACCACGAAGTGAAGAAAATTCGATcgatgaaaaaaatattccGGGTACCGTACACTTAGTTGATGTTGAAGGGTGTTTGGACGTTAAGAAAGACAAAAACTCAggaaatataattcttcaaccGCAACCATCAAGTAATCCAAATGATCCCCTCAGATGGAGTAAGTCTAAGAAGCGTCAACAATTTTGGTTATTATGGATCTGGTCATTCATCCTTGCAGTTGCAGTCAACTTCTGGGGACCATTATTTGGTGTGTGGGTGGTTGAATTAAACTGTAATTTGACAGAGCTAAATATTTTTGCTGCaattttgtttttatttttagGCATAGGCTGTGTCTTCTTGCAGCCAACGGCAATGAAATTAGGAAGAAGGTTTGTATATTTAACTTGTACAATAATTATGATAGTAGCGAATATAATCGGGTCACAAgcaaaatcaattcaagTTCTATACATAACGAATATCTTAGCTGGGTTCGCTGGCGCTCCAATCGATTCTTTAGTTGAAATATCCACTACGGATGTATTTTTCCAACATGAACGTGCAGAGTACCTATCATGGTTTATTTTTGTTCTATATGCAGGTTCAGACTTGGGTCCAGTTGCAAGTGGATTTATTGTTGAAGCCATGAATTGGAGGTGGTGCTATTactttctaataattttttcttctgtattattcattattcaaatattctttatgGAAGACACCACCTTTGAAAGAttagataatgatttagaaaCTGACATATTATCCCAGATAAAATCCAGAGAGACCTTTCTTTCAAGAGGAGGCCTTGCTGAAATGCCAGCAGAAGTTAGCAGTAAACATAACTATCTTCCTTTCATTCAAGATGTCAGCGCTAGCATAAAAGATTATTCAGATTCTATCGATCATTACATTCCATTAAGAACTTATTGGCAGAGAATAAAACTTTTTGAGcttgaatataatgattcaaGACCatggataataatattttataaacctttttttctaatttcGTTCCCAGCAATTATATGGAGTGGAATAATTTATGGATGTCAGATGATGTGGCTATCTTTATTAGGGACAACTCAATCACAAATCTATTCAAGCTTTCCCTATAATTTTTCCGCTTCTAGTGTAGGTTTAACAAATTTGGGAGCGTTTGTTGGTTCAATTGCTGGCATGTTCTATGGCGGAAAGTTTGTAGATTATGTCACTATTAGATTGGCATTAAAAAATAATGGTATTTTAGAACCAGAATTCAGATTATGGACTATGGCATTACCTACAATATTCAATGCAGCTGGTCTTCTTGCATATGGTTTAGGATCATATTATCAGGCACACTGGACGATATCTGTAATCCTAGGCCAAGGGTTAATTGGATTTGCCATGAGCTCATCAGGAGCTATTTGTATGACATATTCCATTGATAGCTACCCCAAGTTGGCTAGTGAAAGTTTAGTATTGATGTTgtttattagaaattgtaTCGGTTGTGGTTTTACTTTTGCGATTCAACCATGGTTGGATCGATGCGGACTAAGTCTCACTACATGGTTGATGTTCATCCTTTCTTTAGTTGTAAATGGTAGTTTTATTATCATGATAAAATGGGGGAAGGATTTCAGAAGATTAACATCGGATAGATATTATGGATATTCGAGACAGTAA